A stretch of the Aegilops tauschii subsp. strangulata cultivar AL8/78 chromosome 4, Aet v6.0, whole genome shotgun sequence genome encodes the following:
- the LOC109733322 gene encoding uncharacterized protein: MALLRKLFARKAMDGLSHVSERVFVFNSCLSIGALDEGAHKDYLTSTIIQLKAGNPHASLMVVNFAAAPTGADAVHSLLGHGAAAVVADYPSRYGGCPSLPLPKIRAFLGSCVDWLVSGHQRNILLMHCDGDGAAWPALAFAMASLLVYIEEAAPERTTLDAVYGRAPAELLSACSVLDPRPTHLRYLQYVTRLRDKGALMGMKQQSFVLDCLILRAVPDFDGSGGCRPVVRVHGEPREPSADVSSTEVLFSTPRIKQQFKNYKQAESTVIKADIGCQIQGDVVIECIHVGNEGHEQIMFSVMFSTCFLQSNMTFFTLEDIDLPWNCNKEKFQEDFKIEVFFSEVELSDTDESHDESELSSIGNADEFYDFDEILIEDPDFDQDDSESHGETSRQDHCQEPSTNTEHSETRSSDSASNSSAEKGEDGETGSADNASNGSDDKGNISTDDEAEFIHGDGVDVTGETSYLLEAGSSSSMAPIVPTTRHVNEEMATDIQENRSDKGLIPMQEGGQRVTPQPMRKTRQKQAAIIPAVPIIRKKTRRPADTGADDKKPATSKTLVRVGSQKGALVAAYNSSNNSTSQSKTGPSHKQHEVPSRLKQGSAAQAIRASSNLSKEHLKHSSQQQASGSATRPEVKQIVLTRQASPSFAPSPLGRERSQEAGESSGDPMEKAKKPVVHSSEKLRSSRAPKQESPVVEAPRRTSTLKKSMSSPAISAAPAVPSSPGKIRTTTSLPGVKTSRPSSGFHIASSSSPRGQKHSVTPPSSPGRSPLAGPRFSRAVPASQPDMQQGASAPTRLPRRASFSELSRSVATPKAGDVQAVSPRASRVMQNHREGVTGSGRSLSPSSPRLTTQPWPKTTAVVSMSSSKDRRSGTTPARPTRLSS, translated from the exons ATGGCGCTGCTGCGGAAGCTCTTCGCCCGGAAGGCCATGGATGGACTGTCGCACGTCTCCGAGCGGGTCTTCG TGTTCAACTCCTGCCTGTCGATCGGGGCCCTCGACGAGGGTGCGCACAAGGACTACCTGACCAGCACCATCATCCAGCTCAAGGCCGGCAACCCGCACGCCTCGCTCATGGTCGTCAACTTCGCCGCGGCGCCGACCGGAGCCGACGCCGTCCACTCCCTCCTCGGGcacggcgccgccgccgtcgtcgccgaCTACCCGTCCCGGTACGGCGGCTGCCCGTCGCTGCCCCTCCCGAAGATCCGCGCGTTCCTCGGCTCGTGCGTGGACTGGCTGGTGTCCGGCCACCAGCGCAACATCCTGCTCATGCACTGCGACGGCGACGGCGCGGCGTGGCCTGCCCTCGCGTTCGCCATGGCCAGCTTGCTGGTGTACATCGAGGAGGCCGCGCCGGAGCGGACGACGCTGGACGCGGTGTATGGGAGGGCGCCGGCGGAGCTACTGAGTGCCTGCTCGGTGCTCGACCCGAGGCCGACTCATCTGAGGTACCTGCAGTATGTGACGAGGCTCAGGGACAAGGGGGCACTCATGGGCATGAAGCAGCAGTCCTTCGTCCTGGACTGCCTGATACTGAGAGCTGTCCCGGATTTCGACGGCAGCGGCGGATGTAGGCCGGTTGTTCGTGTCCACGGCGAGCCGCGTGAGCCATCGGCCGATGTTTCTTCGACGGAGGTTCTGTTTAGCACACCAAGGATCAAGCAACAGTTCAAGAACTATAAGCAG GCAGAAAGCACGGTGATCAAGGCTGACATTGGGTGTCAGATACAAGGCGATGTTGTTATCGAGTGCATCCATGTGGGTAATGAAGGCCACGAGCAGATCATGTTCAGCGTCATGTTCAGCACTTGCTTTCTACAGTCCAACATGACGTTTTTCACTCTCGAGGACATTGATCTGCCATGGAACTGCAACAAGGAGAAATTTCAGGAGGACTTCAAGATTGAG GTGTTCTTCTCAGAAGTGGAGCTGTCAGACACAGATGAAAGCCATGACGAGAGTGAGCTTTCCTCCATAGGGAACGCAGATGAGTTCTATGACTTTGACGAGATACTGATCGAGGATCCAGATTTTGACCAAGATGATAGTGAATCGCACGGTGAAACTTCACGGCAAGATCACTGTCAGGAGCCAAGCACTAACACAGAGCACAGTGAAACTCGATCATCAGATAGCGCAAGTAACAGTTCAGCAGAAAAAGGAGAGGACGGTGAAACCGGGTCGGCAGACAACGCAAGTAACGGTTCAGATGACAAGGGAAACATTAGCACTGACGATGAGGCCGAGTTTATCCATGGAGATGGAGTTGATGTTACTGGGGAAACAAGCTATCTACTGGAAGCTGGAAGCAGCAGTTCTATGGCACCAATCGTTCCCACAACAAGACATGTAAATGAAGAGATGGCAACAGATATCCAAGAAAACAGAAGTGATAAAGGACTAATTCCAATGCAAGAAGGTGGCCAGAGGGTTACACCCCAGCCCATGCGGAAAACCAGGCAGAAACAAGCTGCAATTATCCCAGCAGTTCCCATCATCAGGAAGAAAACGAGGAGACCAGCAGACACCGGAGCAGATGACAAGAAGCCTGCAACATCAAAGACGCTGGTTAGAGTAGGCTCGCAGAAGGGAGCACTTGTTGCAGCTTATAATTCTTCCAATAACAGCACATCTCAATCAAAGACAGGTCCATCTCACAAACAACATGAGGTTCCGAGCAGGCTCAAGCAAGGATCAGCAGCTCAGGCAATAAGAGCTTCTTCAAACCTTTCCAAAGAACACCTGAAGCATAGCTCACAGCAACAagcaagtggcagtgccacaaggcCAGAGGTAAAACAAATAGTTTTGACCCGGCAAGCATCTCCATCCTTTGCACCAAGTCCTCTAGGCCGAGAGCGAAGCCAAGAAGCCGGCGAATCCAGCGGCGATCCCATGGAGAAAGCCAAGAAACCGGTCGTCCATTCCTCTGAAAAACTGAGGAGTAGTAGAGCGCCAAAACAAGAATCACCGGTTGTAGAGGCCCCTCGTCGAACAAGCACTCTGAAGAAATCCATGTCGTCGCCGGCAATCTCTGCAGCACCGGCCGTTCCTTCTTCCCCGGGAAAGATTAGGACTACGACTTCGCTCCCTGGGGTGAAGACATCTCGTCCTAGCTCAGGGTTTCACATAgcttcttcttcctcgcctcgAGGGCAAAAACACAGCGTGACGCCGCCTTCATCTCCGGGAAGATCGCCGCTCGCCGGTCCCAGATTCAGCAGAGCAGTGCCAGCTTCTCAGCCTGATATGCAGCAGGGCGCATCAGCTCCGACTAGGTTGCCTCGCCGTGCATCATTCAGCGAGTTATCCCGATCTGTAGCGACCCCTAAAGCGGGAGATGTACAAGCTGTATCGCCAAGAGCATCTAGAGTCATGCAGAACCATCGAGAAGGCGTGACAGGCAGTGGCAGAAGCTTGTCCCCTTCATCACCGAGATTGACAACACAGCCATGGCCAAAGACCACGGCAGTAGTTTCCATGTCCAGCTCCAAAGACAGAAGAAGTGGAACCACACCGGCAAGGCCAACGAGATTAAGTTCCTAA